The following coding sequences lie in one Xylocopa sonorina isolate GNS202 chromosome 7, iyXylSono1_principal, whole genome shotgun sequence genomic window:
- the LOC143425252 gene encoding uncharacterized protein LOC143425252: MNIQADIQRITQIPQADDNPTFVRRSNPNIFRLKIRKPKPPRNANLYDQDDIDTDSQKYNEYVFNENEIASSIKEANCGITYANEDFERHWRNKHVKPITNSDDTASKQNVTLDAESSHETSLLKYDTNKRETFENNETILKKCGLHRNAVIRGLLRNHTISLSDLHIPKNCSNATDKHGTNVQNRDVSFSINTNEDNYIHLVPCPEDPEVLVQPLQAYNGIDESKCKHIDFTVPHIGKKKTVTPRQFFLDAEDSDFHFIKKDKTTE, translated from the exons atgaatatacaAGCTGACATTCAAAGGATAACGCAAATCCCTCAAGCAGACGATAATCCTACATTTGTACGTCGATCGAATCCTAATATATTTAGACTAAAAATAAGGAAGCCCAAACCTCCACGAAATGCAAAT TTGTATGACCAGGATGATATTGATACTGATAGTCAGAAATATAATGAATATGTTTTTAATGAAAATGAAATTGCATCCTCCATTAAAGAA GCTAATTGTGGCATTACTTATGCAAATGAAGACTTTGAACGACATTGGAGAAATAAACATGTAAAACCTATCACTAATTCTGATGATACAGCGTCTAAACAAAATGTTACATTAGATGCAGAAAgttctcatgaaacgtctctGTTGAAATATGATACAAATAAAAGAGAAACGTTTGAAAATAATGAAACGATTTTAAAAAAATGTGGTCTTCATAGAAATGCAGTAATCAGAGGACTTTTAAGGAATCATACAATATCACTATCAGACTTACATATACCAAAGAATTGTAGTAATGCAACAGATAAACACGGTACCAATGTACAG AATAGAGATGTTTCTTTTTCAATTAATACAAATGAAGACAACTATATCCATCTGGTACCGTGTCCAGAAGATCCAGAGGTTTTAGTGCAACCATTACAAGCTTACAATGGTatagatgaaagtaaatgtaaaCATATTGACTTCACTGTGCCACACATAGGTAAAAAGAAAACAGTTACACCGCGACAGTTTTTTCTTGACGCAGAAGATTCTGATTTTCATTTCATAAAAAAAGATAAAACTACAGAGTAG
- the LOC143425251 gene encoding phospholipid phosphatase 1 — MQRSTEQLTNNYSTGTLEETLGTDRITTRTISEKIMNICKNIRWVLLLDVSLALSVIILLALLEFGTVPQQRIGFYCNDPKISFKFMGDTISMTILLTGCFLMPIVVMWIAESLCYPASSYDTTSGCAGSRAKQVWLWYGHYSIGIVILTCICDVMKTLVGEPRPHFLDTCKPREAENCTNGYVEKYTCTNEKQSEWFISDSSKSFPSGHSALSMFTTTFIVWYLHSRLPNWTFLLKPWLECMICLWAVICSLTRISDNRHHWWDVVVGLILGFGLSVLTVTVQCRKFSLDRNLSRVYSDPMENGQMYNKQQQSVKKLLQETTVDLPEGRELKAVKSSSSWKE; from the exons ATGCAG AGATCAACAGAACAATTAACTAATAACTACAGTACGGGGACGTTAGAAGAAACCCTGGGTACGGACAGAATAACAACGCGGACCATCTCTGAGAAGATCATGAATATCTGCAAAAATATACGTTGGGTGCTTCTGCTGGATGTCTCACTCGCTTTATCGG TAATTATACTGCTAGCGTTATTGGAATTCGGGACAGTTCCACAACAGCGTATCGGTTTCTACTGTAATGATCCAAAAATTTCTTTCAAGTTCATGGGAGATACAATTTCTATGACAATATTGTTAACCGGATGTTTTCTAATGCCAATCGTTGTG ATGTGGATAGCTGAATCCTTGTGCTATCCCGCATCCAGCTACGATACAACCTCAGGATGCGCTGGTTCGAGAGCAAAGCAAGTGTGGTTGTGGTATGGTCACTATTCGATAGGAATAGTTATCTTGACATGCATATGCGACGTCATGAAAACTCTAGTCGGTGAACCAAGGCCACATTTTTTGGATACCTGTAAACCGCGCGAGGCTGAGAACTGTACCAACGG GTATGTGGAGAAGTATACGTGTACAAATGAAAAACAGTCAGAGTGGTTTATCTCAGATTCCAGTAAATCATTTCCATCTGGTCATTCCGCTCTTTCTATGTTTACAACTACTTTTATCGTG TGGTACTTGCACAGTCGTTTGCCAAATTGGACGTTCCTCCTGAAACCATGGTTAGAATGCATGATATGCTTATGGGCTGTGATATGCTCGCTAACTAGAATCAGTGACAACAGACATCATTGGTGGGACGTAGTTGTGGGCCTTATTCTGGGTTTTGGATTAAGTGTACTTACCGTCACAGTGCAATGCCGTAAGTTTTCGTTGGACCGTAATCTGTCACGAGTCTACAGTGATCCTATGGAAAACGGACAAATGTACAATAAGCAACAGCAAAGCGTGAAGAAACTCCTACAGGAGACGACAGTTGATCTTCCGGAAGGTCGGGAATTAAAGGCTGTCAAATCGTCGTCGTCTTGGAAAGAATAA